One window from the genome of Thermaerobacter marianensis DSM 12885 encodes:
- the trpS gene encoding tryptophan--tRNA ligase has protein sequence MARKRVFSGIRPTGPIHLGNYLGAIKSWIELQDRYECIYAIVDYHGMTTPYQPAEMRANVRELLIDYLAAGVDPERSILMVQSAVPEHTELAWILGTVTPVSWLERVPTFKEKAEQHPDYVHLGLLSYGVLMAADIVLYKAEVVPVGEDQLPHLELTREIVRRFHHLFGVKIFPEPQALVQEDTARIMSLTDPEKKMSKTLGPRSLIALADPPEEIRDKIMKAVTDTGPTGEGMSPGVANLFHLLKIFGTDEEYRSLRAEYDAGTLRYVNLKRTLADAIIRSLEPFRRRRAQLENDPAYLERVLRDGIRRARALARETMAEVKEACGLVRDEPGGWEAVTAGGQASLPR, from the coding sequence GTGGCGCGGAAGCGGGTTTTCAGCGGCATCCGGCCGACGGGTCCGATCCACCTGGGCAACTACCTCGGGGCGATCAAGAGCTGGATCGAGCTGCAGGACCGCTACGAGTGCATCTACGCCATCGTGGATTACCACGGCATGACCACGCCCTACCAGCCGGCGGAGATGCGGGCCAACGTGCGGGAACTGCTCATCGACTACCTGGCGGCCGGGGTCGACCCCGAGCGCTCCATCCTGATGGTCCAGTCCGCCGTGCCGGAGCACACCGAGCTGGCGTGGATCCTGGGCACCGTGACGCCGGTGTCGTGGCTCGAGCGGGTGCCCACCTTCAAGGAGAAGGCAGAGCAGCACCCGGACTACGTCCACCTGGGCCTGCTGTCCTACGGCGTGCTGATGGCCGCCGACATCGTGCTGTACAAGGCCGAGGTCGTCCCCGTCGGCGAGGACCAGCTGCCCCACCTGGAGCTGACCCGCGAGATCGTGCGCCGGTTCCACCACCTGTTCGGGGTCAAGATCTTTCCCGAGCCCCAGGCCCTGGTGCAGGAAGACACGGCGCGGATCATGAGCCTGACCGACCCCGAGAAGAAGATGAGCAAGACCCTCGGGCCGCGCAGCCTGATCGCCCTGGCCGACCCACCCGAGGAGATCCGGGACAAGATCATGAAGGCGGTCACCGACACCGGGCCCACGGGCGAGGGCATGAGCCCGGGCGTGGCCAACCTCTTCCACCTGCTGAAGATCTTCGGCACCGACGAGGAGTACCGCTCCCTGCGGGCGGAATACGATGCGGGGACGCTGCGGTACGTCAACCTGAAGCGGACCCTGGCCGATGCCATCATCCGCAGCCTGGAGCCCTTCCGCCGCCGCCGGGCGCAACTGGAGAACGACCCGGCGTACCTGGAGCGGGTGCTGCGCGACGGGATCCGGCGGGCCCGGGCCCTGGCCCGCGAGACCATGGCCGAGGTCAAGGAAGCCTGCGGCCTGGTGCGGGACGAACCCGGCGGGTGGGAGGCGGTGACGGCCGGGGGACAGGCCTCGCTCCCGCGCTGA
- a CDS encoding DsbA family protein: MTRKSTPPAGTPPAGARGEAAGQPARRPRRSNPAGYGRAARHEQEARRRRLRWLTLATAGVVVLAVALAVAATRRGEAPASPDVFQLDRQPMLGSAGAPVTVVEFADFKCPYCREFAMNEFPRFREAYIDTGKVRFYFINYPFIGPDSDTAAQALEAIYAQAPEGVWAFIDRVMQLQGPEDQQWATPEFLVDAARQAVPGIDAERLAQDLRSGRYRDAVEADRAIARRVGVQGTPALFVNGRFVPDWSFEGLSAAVDEALAAQDQGDRGEGSTGEGGSSEDGSGKGSSGGQGAGGTASGS, encoded by the coding sequence TTGACCCGCAAGTCCACCCCGCCCGCGGGCACCCCTCCCGCCGGCGCCCGCGGCGAAGCCGCCGGTCAGCCAGCCCGTCGCCCGCGGCGGTCGAACCCGGCGGGCTACGGCCGTGCCGCCCGCCACGAGCAGGAAGCCCGCCGCCGGCGGCTGCGCTGGCTCACCCTGGCCACCGCCGGCGTCGTGGTGCTGGCCGTGGCCCTGGCCGTCGCCGCCACCCGCCGCGGCGAGGCACCGGCGTCGCCCGACGTCTTCCAGCTCGACCGCCAGCCCATGCTGGGTTCCGCCGGCGCGCCGGTCACCGTGGTGGAGTTCGCGGATTTCAAGTGCCCGTACTGCCGCGAATTCGCCATGAACGAGTTCCCGCGGTTCCGGGAAGCCTACATCGACACCGGCAAGGTGCGCTTCTACTTCATCAATTACCCTTTCATCGGGCCCGACTCCGACACCGCCGCCCAGGCACTGGAGGCCATCTACGCCCAGGCGCCTGAGGGCGTGTGGGCCTTCATCGACCGGGTGATGCAGCTCCAGGGACCCGAAGACCAGCAGTGGGCCACGCCGGAGTTCCTGGTCGACGCGGCGCGGCAGGCCGTGCCGGGCATCGACGCCGAGCGCCTGGCCCAGGACCTGCGGTCGGGCCGCTACCGTGACGCGGTGGAGGCCGACCGGGCCATCGCCCGCCGGGTGGGCGTCCAGGGTACGCCGGCGCTCTTCGTCAACGGCCGGTTCGTCCCCGACTGGTCCTTCGAGGGCTTAAGCGCGGCGGTGGACGAGGCCCTGGCGGCCCAGGACCAGGGCGACCGCGGCGAGGGCAGCACCGGTGAGGGCGGCAGCTCCGAGGACGGCAGCGGCAAGGGCAGCTCCGGCGGGCAGGGCGCGGGCGGCACGGCCAGCGGAAGCTGA
- a CDS encoding disulfide oxidoreductase yields MRRFFQIYGLYLAWLVSVVATLGSLYFSEVMGFVPCKLCWWQRIFMYPQALLLGMASYRDDRRVIPYLWPLSAVGGSISAFHYVQEQLPGLRLPVCGADVSCFTPWIDWFGFITIPFMALTAFTLILICLALARTAPDSAAGQGTDPA; encoded by the coding sequence GTGCGCCGGTTCTTCCAGATCTACGGGCTCTACCTGGCGTGGCTGGTGTCGGTGGTGGCCACCCTGGGGAGCCTCTACTTCAGCGAGGTCATGGGGTTCGTCCCCTGCAAGCTGTGCTGGTGGCAGCGGATCTTCATGTACCCGCAGGCGCTGCTGCTGGGCATGGCCAGCTACCGCGACGACCGGCGGGTGATCCCCTACCTGTGGCCGTTGAGCGCCGTGGGTGGGTCCATCTCGGCCTTCCACTACGTCCAGGAGCAGCTACCGGGCCTGCGGCTGCCCGTCTGCGGGGCCGACGTCTCCTGCTTCACCCCCTGGATCGACTGGTTCGGGTTCATCACCATCCCCTTCATGGCCCTGACGGCCTTCACGCTGATCCTGATCTGCCTCGCCCTGGCCCGCACGGCCCCGGATTCCGCGGCGGGCCAGGGCACGGATCCGGCGTAA
- a CDS encoding cold-shock protein translates to MTGTVKWFNAEKGYGFITRDDGQGDVFVHFSAIVGTGYRTLEEGQKVTFDVVEGEKGPKAQNVVVL, encoded by the coding sequence TTGACCGGGACAGTCAAGTGGTTCAATGCGGAGAAGGGTTACGGCTTCATCACCCGCGACGATGGCCAGGGCGACGTGTTCGTCCACTTCTCCGCGATCGTCGGCACCGGTTACCGGACGCTGGAGGAGGGCCAGAAGGTCACCTTCGACGTGGTCGAGGGTGAGAAGGGCCCCAAGGCGCAGAACGTCGTCGTTCTGTAA
- a CDS encoding NAD(P)/FAD-dependent oxidoreductase has product MGDRARGPAGASRYGPPHVVILGAGYAGFAVARGLGAAPARVTLVNPYSYHYFTTLLHEPVARPRQRERVALPLAPYLPPNVRLWLGRATAIDPRRRVVEVEDRATGARRRLQADLLVVAVGSEPLFFGIAGLEERALTVRDLSSGPLIRSTVEHHLARYAAGEMGPEGRRIVIGGGGYTGVELAAELAEVRHDLARATGVAPGAIEIYLVEAAPTLLPGFDPPLVRYVTRFLERVGVRVITGTPIAEVTPRHVILADGRRLEAGTVIWTGGVRAHRLVEQAGFEVDKRGRALVERDLAARGCEGVYLAGDAAAFPGDDGRPLPPTAQVALQQGEYLARALTRRLRGQPVEPFRPHLLGTVISLGRRDGVGLLRNGYRVTGRAARVLKSATLWRYLYRIGGVPLVARVMGGASLQPLP; this is encoded by the coding sequence GTGGGCGACCGGGCGCGGGGCCCGGCCGGGGCATCCCGATACGGCCCACCCCATGTGGTGATCCTGGGTGCGGGTTACGCCGGCTTCGCCGTGGCCCGCGGGTTGGGGGCGGCGCCGGCCCGGGTAACCCTGGTCAACCCCTATTCATATCACTACTTTACAACACTGCTCCACGAGCCTGTGGCGCGGCCGCGCCAGCGGGAGCGCGTCGCCCTGCCGCTGGCTCCCTACCTGCCGCCCAACGTGCGGCTGTGGCTGGGGCGGGCAACGGCCATCGACCCGCGCCGGCGCGTGGTGGAGGTGGAGGACCGGGCCACGGGGGCCCGCCGCCGCCTCCAGGCCGACCTGCTGGTGGTGGCGGTGGGCAGCGAGCCCCTCTTCTTCGGCATCGCCGGGCTGGAGGAACGGGCGCTGACGGTGCGGGACCTGTCGTCGGGTCCGCTGATCCGCAGCACGGTGGAGCACCACCTGGCCCGCTATGCCGCCGGCGAGATGGGTCCCGAGGGGCGGCGCATCGTCATCGGCGGGGGCGGTTACACGGGGGTCGAACTGGCTGCCGAGCTGGCCGAGGTCCGGCACGACCTGGCGCGGGCGACGGGGGTGGCCCCCGGCGCCATCGAGATCTACCTGGTGGAGGCGGCACCCACGTTGTTGCCCGGGTTCGATCCCCCCCTGGTCCGTTACGTCACCCGGTTCCTGGAGCGGGTGGGGGTCCGGGTGATCACCGGCACGCCCATCGCCGAGGTGACGCCACGCCACGTGATCCTGGCCGACGGGCGCCGGCTGGAGGCGGGCACGGTGATCTGGACGGGCGGCGTGCGTGCCCACCGCCTGGTCGAACAGGCCGGGTTCGAGGTCGACAAGCGCGGTCGCGCGCTGGTGGAGCGGGACCTGGCGGCCCGCGGCTGCGAGGGCGTGTACCTGGCGGGCGACGCGGCCGCCTTCCCCGGCGACGACGGCCGGCCCCTGCCGCCCACGGCCCAGGTGGCGCTCCAGCAGGGCGAGTACCTGGCGCGGGCCCTGACGCGGCGGCTGCGCGGCCAGCCCGTGGAACCCTTCCGGCCCCACCTGCTGGGCACGGTGATCAGCCTGGGGCGGCGGGACGGCGTGGGCCTGCTGCGCAACGGGTACCGGGTTACCGGCCGTGCGGCGCGGGTGCTCAAGTCCGCCACCTTGTGGCGTTACCTGTATCGCATCGGCGGCGTGCCCCTGGTGGCGCGGGTCATGGGCGGTGCGTCGCTGCAGCCGTTGCCGTAA
- a CDS encoding HPr family phosphocarrier protein, translating to MAEVTVTIQHPTGLHARPAALFVQTASRFRSQIEVQANGKTANAKSMMAILSLGARQGTALTIRAEGDDAGDAVAALKELVETNFGEGS from the coding sequence ATGGCAGAAGTCACCGTCACCATCCAGCATCCCACGGGCCTGCACGCGCGCCCGGCCGCCCTGTTCGTCCAGACCGCCAGCCGCTTCCGCAGCCAGATCGAGGTGCAGGCCAACGGCAAGACCGCCAACGCCAAGAGCATGATGGCCATCCTGAGCCTAGGGGCGCGCCAGGGCACGGCCCTGACCATCCGCGCCGAAGGGGACGACGCCGGCGACGCCGTGGCCGCCCTCAAGGAACTGGTGGAGACCAACTTTGGCGAAGGGTCGTGA
- the ptsP gene encoding phosphoenolpyruvate--protein phosphotransferase — protein sequence MIEGIAAAPGLALGPAWVYRPPDLTVLPPAGPVDPEAELGRWEAARRQVRERLDELAGRAREHAGEDEAAIFAAHRLLVDDPELDGQVRQAIAGGRTAAAAVATVTESFAESLEQLDDEYLRGRAADIRDVGRQLLAALLGVRLDLAPEEPSVIVAHDLAPSDTARWPRERVLGLVTEAGGATSHVAILARAAGVPAVAGAAGVVAAVTPGQPVVVDGSAGQVVLHPTVERRQAVERALAARAERARTLAALRDLPAVTPDGRRVELAVNIGRPEDIAAAEEFGPEGVGLFRTEFLFLDRSRPPGEETQWQAYVAAVRALKGRRLVLRTLDVGADKRLPFIDWPDEMNPALGWRGARLSLERPDLLQTQLRAMLRAAAEGPVSVMFPMVTTLEEVRRLRHAVEEAAASLEREGVAHGRVEVGIMVETPAAALSARALAGAVDFFSIGTNDLTQYTLAVDRTSQQVAALYDPLHPAVLRLILEVGRAAEEAGIWAGVCGELAGEPLATPFLLGAGMAELSMHPRALPEVKRVIRAVRYDEARQLAGELVNLPTGDEVRRRLRSFLAERGVEPET from the coding sequence GTGATCGAGGGCATCGCGGCCGCCCCGGGCCTGGCCCTGGGCCCGGCCTGGGTCTACCGCCCGCCGGACCTGACGGTCCTGCCGCCCGCGGGGCCCGTGGACCCGGAGGCCGAGTTGGGGCGCTGGGAGGCGGCCCGGCGCCAGGTGCGGGAGCGCCTGGACGAGCTGGCCGGCCGGGCGCGGGAACACGCGGGCGAGGACGAGGCGGCCATCTTCGCCGCCCACCGGCTGCTGGTGGACGATCCGGAGCTGGACGGGCAGGTACGCCAGGCCATCGCCGGCGGGCGCACCGCCGCCGCGGCCGTGGCGACCGTGACCGAATCCTTTGCCGAGAGCCTCGAACAGCTGGACGACGAGTACCTGCGCGGCCGCGCCGCCGACATCCGCGACGTAGGCCGCCAGCTGCTGGCCGCCTTGTTGGGCGTCCGCCTCGACCTGGCGCCGGAGGAACCCAGCGTCATCGTGGCCCACGATCTGGCGCCGTCGGACACCGCCCGCTGGCCGCGGGAGCGGGTCCTCGGCCTGGTCACCGAAGCCGGCGGGGCCACATCCCACGTGGCGATCCTGGCCCGCGCTGCCGGCGTGCCGGCGGTGGCGGGCGCGGCAGGCGTGGTGGCGGCCGTCACCCCGGGGCAACCGGTGGTGGTGGACGGCTCCGCCGGCCAGGTCGTCCTGCATCCCACGGTGGAGCGGCGCCAGGCGGTGGAACGGGCCCTGGCGGCCCGGGCGGAGCGGGCCCGGACCCTGGCCGCCCTGCGGGACCTGCCCGCCGTCACCCCCGACGGCCGGCGGGTGGAGCTGGCCGTCAACATCGGCCGGCCCGAGGACATCGCCGCCGCCGAGGAATTCGGCCCCGAAGGGGTGGGGCTGTTCCGCACGGAGTTCCTCTTTCTCGACCGGTCGCGGCCGCCCGGCGAGGAGACGCAGTGGCAGGCGTATGTCGCCGCCGTGCGAGCGCTGAAGGGCCGGCGGCTGGTGCTGCGCACCCTGGACGTGGGCGCCGACAAGCGGCTGCCCTTCATCGACTGGCCCGACGAGATGAACCCGGCCCTGGGCTGGCGCGGGGCGCGCCTCAGCTTGGAGCGCCCGGACCTGCTGCAGACCCAGCTGCGGGCGATGCTGCGGGCGGCGGCAGAGGGTCCGGTCAGCGTGATGTTCCCCATGGTCACCACCCTGGAGGAGGTGCGCCGGCTGCGCCACGCGGTGGAGGAGGCGGCCGCCAGCCTGGAACGGGAAGGGGTGGCGCACGGCCGGGTGGAAGTGGGGATCATGGTGGAGACACCGGCCGCCGCCCTGTCGGCCCGGGCCCTGGCCGGAGCCGTCGACTTCTTCTCCATCGGCACCAACGACCTGACCCAGTACACCCTGGCCGTCGACCGGACCAGCCAGCAGGTCGCGGCCCTCTACGACCCCCTCCATCCCGCCGTGCTGCGGCTGATCCTGGAGGTGGGCCGGGCGGCCGAGGAGGCAGGCATCTGGGCCGGCGTGTGCGGCGAGCTGGCCGGCGAGCCCCTGGCCACGCCCTTCCTGCTGGGAGCAGGGATGGCGGAACTGAGCATGCACCCGCGGGCCCTGCCCGAGGTCAAGCGGGTGATCCGGGCCGTCCGCTACGACGAGGCGCGGCAGCTGGCCGGGGAGCTGGTCAACCTGCCCACGGGGGACGAGGTCCGCCGGCGGCTGCGGTCCTTCCTGGCCGAGCGGGGCGTAGAGCCGGAAACGTGA
- a CDS encoding NAD(P)/FAD-dependent oxidoreductase, producing the protein MTRRRVVIAGGGWGGIKAALELRARLDPGDEVVLIDPNPVFRLGFRKTWLLVGKTRPGEATRSKHALAARGIRYLQARVTAIQPEERWVAVEPVAGAEQAGTPPRLEWDYLIVALGAQPRPDLVSGFTEVPNAFNLYDPDGALAAGRHLARMEGGRIVVAILGLPYKCPPAPYEAALLVDEFLRHRGHDGARDGGAGGGRPARAPGDLAAFEIAVFTPQPGSLPVAGPAGCQAIESSLALRQIAFHPNRRFVRVEPGALVDAEGRREPFDLLLGVPPHRVPAVAVEAGLAPADGWIAVDPATLRTRFPRVYAIGDCTQIAMANGQPLPKAGVFAEGEAVVAAAAIAAEAAGTPPPAPYRGEGYCFLELGGGLATLVRGEFLAQPAPRVEVASPSRDFLAQKLAFERERLEGWFGPDEPAGG; encoded by the coding sequence ATGACACGGCGGCGCGTGGTGATCGCCGGCGGCGGCTGGGGCGGCATCAAGGCCGCCCTGGAGTTGCGCGCCCGGCTGGATCCTGGCGATGAGGTGGTGCTGATCGACCCGAACCCCGTCTTCCGCCTGGGGTTCCGCAAGACGTGGCTTCTGGTGGGCAAGACCCGGCCCGGCGAGGCCACCCGTTCCAAGCACGCCCTGGCCGCCCGCGGCATCCGCTATCTGCAGGCGCGGGTCACCGCGATCCAACCGGAGGAGCGCTGGGTCGCCGTCGAACCGGTGGCGGGCGCCGAACAGGCCGGCACGCCCCCGCGCCTGGAGTGGGACTACCTCATCGTCGCCCTGGGGGCCCAGCCCCGGCCCGACCTGGTGTCCGGCTTCACCGAGGTGCCCAACGCCTTCAACCTCTACGACCCCGACGGCGCCCTGGCCGCCGGCCGCCACCTGGCCCGCATGGAGGGCGGCCGGATCGTGGTGGCGATCCTCGGCCTGCCGTACAAGTGCCCGCCGGCGCCCTACGAAGCCGCCCTGCTGGTCGACGAGTTCCTCCGCCACCGCGGTCACGATGGCGCCCGCGACGGCGGAGCCGGCGGCGGCCGCCCCGCCCGGGCGCCGGGGGACCTGGCCGCCTTCGAGATCGCCGTCTTCACCCCCCAGCCCGGCTCCTTGCCCGTGGCCGGCCCGGCGGGCTGCCAGGCCATCGAGTCCAGCCTGGCCCTGCGCCAGATCGCCTTCCACCCCAACCGCCGGTTCGTCCGGGTGGAACCGGGTGCCCTGGTGGACGCCGAAGGCCGCCGGGAGCCCTTCGACCTCCTGCTGGGCGTGCCGCCCCACCGCGTCCCGGCCGTGGCCGTGGAGGCGGGCCTGGCGCCGGCGGACGGGTGGATCGCCGTCGATCCCGCCACGCTCCGCACCCGGTTCCCGCGGGTGTACGCCATCGGCGACTGCACCCAGATCGCCATGGCCAACGGCCAGCCGTTGCCGAAGGCCGGCGTCTTCGCCGAGGGGGAGGCCGTGGTGGCCGCAGCCGCCATTGCGGCCGAAGCCGCCGGTACGCCGCCGCCCGCGCCCTACCGCGGCGAGGGCTACTGCTTCCTCGAGCTGGGCGGCGGGCTGGCCACCCTGGTGCGCGGGGAGTTCCTGGCCCAGCCGGCGCCTCGGGTCGAGGTGGCCTCGCCCTCCCGGGACTTCCTGGCGCAGAAGCTGGCCTTCGAGCGGGAACGGCTGGAGGGCTGGTTCGGCCCGGACGAACCGGCCGGCGGCTAG
- a CDS encoding MFS transporter, translating to MPDRTSSTGAPQGGAPVGGNLSRHGFFVLLLTMFLTVAGFGIVLPVLPYFARELGASSLEMGLMVSLYALAQFLFAPVWGSLSDRIGRKPVLILGMTGFGLSFTAMAFVHSVALLILVRFLGGMLSASTFPAAQALVADLTPPERRGSALAMMGGSSNLGFVMGPLLGVPITSLGYGFPGLALTGGVAILLTAALATAVLPAPAPRAASGGRRPPLAEALRLAVASPEAPCYWLVLVAALAGSSVFSMLGYYLMDRMGAPESANQLAFSVMGIASAIIQFTTVGWAMGRWGETKVAGGGFLAGSAAFMLLLAAGQVWQACAAVAVWGIALALIRPPLTTLVSRRTRLGQGVALGIQASFESMGRMVGPLLAGSLFGLHPQLPYAVVAGLLLVALVWGTRTLRRLESGPAGVPGGAGPGPWNQPAVRKLGGNPVVPAHRPASRRPGPAGQGVPVEDAPAGARPAGRTPAAGRPPARNGSLVAGGQAPCGPAPAPGAPAPVRDR from the coding sequence ATGCCGGATCGGACATCCTCCACCGGGGCCCCGCAGGGCGGCGCGCCCGTCGGCGGGAACCTCTCCCGCCACGGGTTTTTCGTTCTCCTGCTCACCATGTTCCTGACCGTGGCCGGGTTCGGGATCGTGCTCCCGGTGCTGCCCTACTTCGCCCGGGAACTGGGCGCCAGCAGCCTGGAGATGGGGCTGATGGTGTCCCTCTACGCCCTGGCCCAGTTCCTCTTCGCGCCCGTGTGGGGGTCCCTGTCCGACCGCATCGGCCGCAAGCCCGTTCTGATCCTGGGCATGACCGGGTTCGGCCTCTCCTTCACGGCCATGGCCTTCGTGCACTCGGTGGCGCTGCTGATCCTGGTGCGCTTTTTGGGCGGGATGCTTTCGGCCTCCACGTTCCCCGCCGCGCAGGCGCTGGTGGCCGACCTGACGCCCCCCGAGCGGCGGGGCAGCGCCCTGGCCATGATGGGGGGCTCCAGCAACCTGGGCTTCGTCATGGGCCCGCTGCTGGGGGTGCCCATCACTTCGCTGGGCTACGGCTTCCCCGGCCTGGCGCTGACCGGCGGCGTCGCCATCCTGCTCACCGCCGCCCTGGCCACGGCGGTGCTGCCGGCGCCCGCTCCCCGGGCCGCCAGCGGCGGGCGCCGGCCACCGCTGGCGGAGGCGCTGCGGCTGGCGGTGGCCAGCCCGGAGGCGCCCTGCTACTGGCTGGTCCTGGTGGCCGCCCTGGCCGGATCCAGCGTCTTCTCCATGCTGGGCTATTACCTGATGGATCGGATGGGCGCGCCGGAGTCGGCCAACCAGCTGGCCTTCTCGGTGATGGGCATCGCCTCGGCCATCATCCAGTTCACCACCGTGGGTTGGGCCATGGGCCGCTGGGGCGAGACCAAGGTGGCGGGTGGCGGCTTTTTGGCCGGTTCCGCCGCCTTCATGCTGCTGCTGGCGGCCGGGCAGGTCTGGCAGGCCTGCGCGGCGGTGGCCGTCTGGGGCATCGCCCTGGCGCTGATCCGGCCGCCCCTGACCACGCTGGTGTCGCGGCGCACGCGCCTGGGCCAGGGCGTGGCGCTGGGGATCCAGGCGTCCTTCGAGAGCATGGGGCGCATGGTGGGACCGTTGCTGGCGGGGTCCCTGTTCGGCCTGCACCCCCAGCTGCCCTACGCCGTCGTCGCGGGGCTGCTCCTGGTGGCGCTGGTCTGGGGAACCCGCACCCTGCGGCGCCTGGAATCGGGCCCAGCCGGCGTGCCAGGCGGGGCGGGCCCGGGCCCGTGGAACCAGCCGGCCGTGCGGAAGCTCGGCGGGAACCCGGTGGTCCCTGCGCATCGCCCCGCCTCGCGCCGCCCCGGACCTGCCGGCCAAGGCGTGCCCGTGGAGGATGCCCCAGCCGGCGCCCGGCCTGCCGGCAGGACGCCCGCGGCCGGGCGACCACCCGCACGGAATGGATCGCTGGTCGCGGGCGGGCAGGCACCCTGCGGGCCGGCGCCGGCGCCGGGGGCGCCCGCACCGGTGCGCGACCGGTGA
- the ychF gene encoding redox-regulated ATPase YchF — MDIGLIGLPQVGKSLLFRLLAGEGRGGPGQATVGMAAIPDPRLDRLAALYNPRKITPAALRVTDIPGAVPGEDRARWNRFLEAVRGADVLVHVIRAFADPALPHVLGEVDPLRDARLIRDELILTDLAVVESARQRLEATPPRKRRPDDQALLERLPLLQETLEQERPLRELEWTDEDLRLVRGFGLLTLKPLVLAVNVDEAQLQEGTFTGEAGLREAAARWGEPVITFCGPVEADIAELAPGEREAFMAEYGIAEPGVARLARAAYEASGLISFFTAGEEEVRAWPIRRGTTAKQAAGKIHSDIERGFIRAEVVAYDDLVRLGSMAAVREAGLLRLEGRDYVVQDGDVILFRFNV; from the coding sequence GTGGACATCGGCTTGATCGGCCTTCCCCAGGTGGGGAAATCCCTGCTGTTCCGGCTGCTGGCCGGCGAGGGCCGCGGCGGGCCCGGCCAAGCCACCGTGGGCATGGCGGCCATCCCCGACCCGCGCCTCGACCGCCTGGCCGCCCTGTACAACCCCCGCAAGATCACGCCCGCCGCCCTGCGGGTCACCGACATCCCCGGCGCCGTGCCGGGTGAGGACCGGGCCCGGTGGAACCGGTTCCTGGAGGCCGTCCGGGGCGCGGACGTGCTGGTCCACGTCATCCGGGCCTTCGCCGATCCGGCGCTGCCCCACGTGCTGGGCGAGGTCGACCCCTTGCGGGATGCCCGCCTGATCCGCGACGAGCTGATCCTGACGGACCTGGCCGTGGTGGAGAGCGCCCGCCAGCGCCTGGAGGCGACGCCGCCCCGCAAGCGCCGGCCCGACGACCAGGCCCTGCTGGAGCGCCTGCCCTTGCTCCAGGAGACCCTGGAGCAGGAACGGCCGCTGCGGGAACTGGAATGGACCGACGAGGACCTGCGGCTGGTCAGGGGCTTCGGCCTGCTCACCCTCAAGCCCCTGGTCCTGGCCGTCAACGTGGACGAGGCGCAGCTGCAGGAGGGCACCTTCACCGGCGAGGCGGGGCTGCGGGAGGCCGCCGCCCGGTGGGGCGAGCCGGTGATCACCTTCTGCGGGCCGGTGGAGGCGGACATCGCGGAGCTGGCGCCCGGCGAGCGGGAGGCCTTCATGGCGGAGTACGGCATCGCCGAGCCGGGGGTGGCCCGCCTGGCCCGGGCGGCCTACGAGGCCAGCGGGCTCATCAGCTTCTTCACCGCCGGCGAGGAGGAGGTCCGCGCCTGGCCCATCCGCCGCGGCACCACCGCCAAGCAGGCGGCCGGCAAGATCCACTCCGACATCGAGCGCGGGTTCATCCGCGCCGAGGTGGTGGCCTACGACGACCTGGTCCGCCTGGGCTCCATGGCCGCCGTGCGGGAGGCGGGGCTGCTGCGCCTCGAGGGCCGGGACTACGTGGTCCAGGACGGCGACGTGATCCTGTTCCGGTTCAACGTCTAA